A section of the Zygosaccharomyces rouxii strain CBS732 chromosome B complete sequence genome encodes:
- a CDS encoding RNA helicase (similar to uniprot|Q06698 Saccharomyces cerevisiae YLR419W Hypothetical ORF) — protein MGKKGKASSKSPPPAETAPVGKKKGKGKKEELSEDEKAKRQVNRTKVTSTSSWTGKLPHTLLHETCQRRKWNKVDYEMKKIGDKGMLAIAVLSCTDPKSKEVLTVRMNDPTYDKVSGKGAQVPQETPMEARHLAATVALYRISYNTNLHMMLPPNHKKLWYDLDDCRKSLMKENPSKAQKLFDIDPFKTLIEEQKQREQKAKDHEAKNRQAAKEQTTTVLTSLGSKSAKPEKDTTKKKPQSSTVAAGSANRNTNISFPRKAWDNAAFVDFEESLRQKIESSIKLHINWSNKRVKTTDAKSSNRDALREKLLSLQFRPPHVEEALVYKDPLSFLLFHLPEDDLPPYFHKRKEDSKNMVEISSMPLEVRNKVDRLAESGISKEEAAFVLESCNMDENEAAGKLTANIVPQLESTVGPLTSEKESLETWNQELEGLQSMYPESVQILKPDSCYTVDLIKDFKLKLKVYRTSHYPSVLPGVIVSTFDRNYKLPNYIKLKILQNLMQYVADSNLLGDMLVFHLYLWLQDHLKEIIENPGPLLSERELLASSNSKKESYADSNENSKKFGKKRTQNSLNDQEIAALKREYSQRISTLQYKAMLDTRANLPAWKRQKLIVDLVKSHDVTLVTGETGSGKSTQVVQFLLDTLQAEKNDFGNTKIICTQPRRISAIGLAERVSDERCVKCGDEVGYVIRGVNKATNKTRIRFMTTGVLVRILQTDASFLKDSILVIDEVHERSVDTDLIVVLLKNLMGRISGLKIVLMSATVNVDVFKEFFQGLGTCHIEGRTFPIKDYYLDDILDMVDFKIRSDKFQRYLDYDEKDREEYIRPTADSKFFRSGQINYDLICEVVKHVDQQLDSQANDGSIIVFLPGVAEINRCCRMLEQDDGGNGLVVLPLHSALTPEDQKRVFKSYGSKRKVVVSTNIAETSITISDCVATIDTGRAKTMVYNPNDNTTRLTETFISKAEANQRRGRAGRVREGISYKLFSKRLYQEDMIPMPIPEIKRVSLESLYLSVKSMGIKDVKKFLATGLDPPPLKTLERASAMLTTVGLLNEYDDSLTELGKFISMMPVMDSKHGKLLIYSIIFGVTDVGILLASILSIGAPFINDFNLRDKIKALLQKYEPRGDLLAMAEILRQYLQLQGGSAKNQFLKEHCLSYNKVRDIMSSRTQFYSILKDVGFIPFKEDQKTNVYLNRNSGNVAVLKAVLTGAFYPHVARVQLPDPKYMTTSVGAIEKDPEAKAIKYWIRNDEYIDALREGPTGEIPLPAKRAFIHPSSVLFTSNGSSNSQEVTTLDEVDEASVKKSFTSTTVSKFPFVIFNSSQVTTKLFLREITPTSTLSLLLFGGPLSYEVNGSQHSPGIVLDQWLPIRTWCKNGVLIKELRTLLDQAIRDKLENPKYGDKALENNDTSNTVLKLVEKVITLE, from the coding sequence ATGGGTAAAAAGGGTAAGGCATCGAGTAAAAGCCCACCTCCCGCCGAAACGGCTCCTGTaggtaagaagaaaggtaagggaaagaaagaagaactttctgaagatgaaaaggcaAAGAGACAAGTCAACAGGACCAAAGTGACTTCGACGTCAAGCTGGACTGGTAAACTACCACATACACTGCTGCATGAGACGTGTCAGAGGAGGAAGTGGAATAAAGTGGACTAtgaaatgaagaaaataggCGACAAGGGAATGTTAGCCATAGCGGTTCTTTCCTGCACAGATCCTAAGTCAAAGGAAGTTCTAACAGTTAGGATGAATGATCCTACTTATGATAAAGTGAGTGGTAAGGGAGCACAAGTACCGCAGGAGACTCCAATGGAAGCAAGACACTTGGCCGCTACAGTAGCATTATACAGAATTTCATACAATACCAATTTGCACATGATGCTACCACCAAATCACAAGAAACTATGGTACGACTTGGATGATTGTCGTAAGTCTTTGATGAAGGAAAATCCGTCAAAGGCTCAAAAGTTATTCGATATAGATCCATTCAAGACACTTATAGAGGAACAGAAGCAGAGAGAACAGAAAGCTAAGGATCATGAAGCAAAAAACAGACAGGCAGCTAAGGAGCAGACTACTACTGTGTTAACTTCTTTGGGTTCGAAGAGCGCTAAACCAGAGAAGGATACCACGAAAAAGAAACCTCAATCTTCTACTGTTGCTGCTGGCTCTGCGAATAGAAATACGAACATATCTTTCCCCAGAAAGGCCTGGGACAATGCAGCGTTTGTGGATTTCGAAGAATCTCTTAGACAGAAGATCGAATCTTCTATTAAACTACATATCAATTGGAGTAACAAGAGAGTTAAGACTACAGATGCAAAATCTTCCAATAGAGATGCACTTAGGGAGAAATTGCTATCGTTACAATTTAGACCACCGCATGTGGAAGAAGCTCTAGTCTACAAAGATCctctttctttccttcttttccacTTGCCAGAGGATGATCTGCCGCCCTATTTCCACAAGAGAAAGGAGGACTCGAAGAATATGGTTGAGATCTCATCCATGCCGTTGGAAGTAAGAAACAAGGTTGATAGACTAGCTGAAAGTGGTATCTCTAAGGAGGAGGCTGCATTCGTCCTGGAGAGCTGTAACatggatgaaaatgaagcaGCAGGAAAGTTAACCGCCAACATTGTGCCACAACTAGAATCAACTGTGGGGCCTCTTACTTCCGAGAAAGAATCTTTAGAGACTTGgaatcaagaattagaagGTTTACAGAGCATGTATCCTGAATCGGTACAAATTCTAAAACCAGATTCTTGTTATACGGTCGACTTGATAAAGGATTTTAAGCTAAAGCTTAAGGTTTACAGAACTAGCCATTATCCATCTGTTCTCCCTGGTGTCATAGTCTCTACATTTGATAGAAATTACAAATTACCCAATTATATCAAGctaaagattttacaaaatcTGATGCAATATGTCGCGGATTCGAACTTACTCGGCGACATGCTAGTGTTCCACTTATACCTGTGGTTGCAAGATCATTTGAAGGAAATTATCGAGAACCCAGGGCCCCTTCTTTCAGAAAGAGAGTTATTGGCATCTTCAAATAgcaaaaaagaaagttaCGCAGATTCCAATGAGAATTCCAAAAAGTTTGGCAAGAAGCGTACTCAGAATTCTCTGAatgatcaagaaattgCTGCACTCAAACGAGAATATTCACAGAGAATTTCCACTTTACAATATAAAGCCATGCTCGACACAAGAGCTAATCTTCCTGCGTGGAAGAGGCAAAAGCTGATTGTAGATCTGGTCAAGAGCCATGATGTGACTTTGGTAACAGGTGAGACTGGttctggtaaatctacTCAAGTGGTACAATTCCTACTGGACACTTTACAAGCAGAAAAAAACGATTTTGGTAATACTAAAATTATTTGTACGCAACCCAGAAGAATTTCTGCCATTGGTTTGGCAGAACGTGTCTCTGACGAACGATGTGTAAAATGTGGTGATGAAGTAGGTTATGTGATCAGAGGTGTAAACAAGGCAACTAACAAAACCAGGATTAGATTTATGACTACTGGTGTGCTAGTTCGTATTTTACAGACAGATGCATCTTTCTTAAAAGATTCCATATTGGTCATTGATGAAGTCCACGAGAGATCCGTAGACACTGATTTAATTGTGGTccttttaaagaatttaatgGGTAGAATTTCTGGGCTAAAGATTGTCCTAATGAGTGCTACAGTGAATGTAGatgttttcaaagaatttttccaaggtCTTGGTACTTGTCACATTGAAGGTCGTACTTTCCCCATTAAGGACTATTATTTAGATGATATCTTAGATATGGTGGACTTTAAGATCAGATCAGATAAATTCCAAAGATATTTGGATTACGATGAGAAGGACAGGGAAGAGTACATTAGGCCCACCGCAGACTCCAAGTTTTTTAGATCTGGTCAAATCAATTATGACCTGATCTGTGAGGTAGTAAAACACGTAGACCAACAACTAGATTCTCAGGCAAACGATGGATCTATAATTGTATTTTTGCCAGGTGTTGCCGAAATCAACAGGTGCTGTCGTATGCTTGAACAGGAcgatggtggtaatggtttGGTAGTTTTACCGCTACACTCTGCCTTGACTCCTGAGGATCAGAAGAGGGTATTTAAAAGCTATGGCTCCAAACGTAAGGTAGTGGTTTCCACCAACATTGCAGAAACGTCTATCACTATCAGTGACTGTGTTGCTACCATCGATACAGGTAGAGCTAAGACAATGGTATACAACCCTAATGACAATACAACAAGATTGACAGAAACTTTTATCTCTAAGGCCGAAGCAAATCAACGTAGGGGTCGTGCTGGTAGAGTTCGTGAAGGTATTTCTTATAAGCTATTCTCTAAAAGGTTATACCAGGAGGATATGATCCCCATGCCCATCCCAGAGATTAAAAGGGTATCTCTAGAATCGCTATACCTTTCTGTAAAATCTATGGGAATCAAGGatgtgaagaaatttttggcCACTGGATTAGACCCACCACCTTTGAAAACCCTTGAAAGAGCAAGTGCTATGCTAACGACAGTTGGACTATTGAATGAATACGACGATTCTCTGACAGAACTCGGTAAATTTATCAGTATGATGCCGGTGATGGACAGTAAGCATGGTAAGTTATTGATTTACAGCATTATATTTGGTGTAACAGACGTTGGTATCTTATTAGCATCTATCTTAAGCATTGGTGCACCATTTATTAATGACTTCAATCTGAGAGACAAAATCAAGGCACTATTACAGAAATACGAACCTAGAGGTGATCTCTTAGCAATGGCAGAAATTCTTCGTCAATATTTGCAGCTACAAGGTGGTAGTGCCAAGAATCAATTCCTGAAGGAACACTGCCTGTCCTATAACAAAGTGAGAGATATCATGTCGTCTCGTACTCAgttttattctattttgAAGGATGTTGGATTCATACCTTTTAAGGAGGACCAAAAAACAAATGTATATTTGAACAGGAACAGTGGCAATGTCGCCGTTCTCAAGGCAGTGCTTACAGGTGCATTTTACCCACATGTCGCAAGAGTTCAATTGCCAGATCCAAAATACATGACTACTAGTGTAGGTGCCATCGAAAAAGATCCTGAAGCCAAGGCCATCAAGTATTGGATTAGAAACGATGAGTATATCGATGCATTAAGGGAGGGTCCAACAGGGGAAATACCACTACCGGCTAAGAGAGCTTTCATCCATCCATCATCAGTTCTATTTACTTCTAATGGCTCTAGCAACTCTCAAGAGGTAACAACGTTAGATGAGGTGGATGAAGCTTCCGTAAAGAAATCTTTTACCTCAACAAcagtttccaaatttccCTTCgtcattttcaattcatctcaAGTGACTACCAAACTATTTCTTCGAGAAATCACTCCTACTTCGACGTTgtcattattactattcGGTGGTCCTCTCAGCTATGAAGTTAACGGTAGCCAGCATTCTCCAGGAATTGTATTAGACCAGTGGCTACCCATAAGGACCTGGTGTAAGAATGGTGTACTCATTAAAGAACTAAGAACGCTTTTAGATCAAGCTATAAGAGACAAGCTGGAAAATCCCAAATATGGGGATAAGGCACTTGAGAATAATGATACATCCAACACTGTTCTCAAATTAGTGGAAAAAGTGATTACGTTAGAATAG
- the SUC2 gene encoding beta-fructofuranosidase SUC2 (similar to gnl|GLV|YALI0E26719g Yarrowia lipolytica YALI0E26719g uniprot|Q12724 disrupted by Saccharomyces cerevisiae Invertase 2 precursor identified start YALI0E26719g|YALI-IPF3380|YALI-CDS1951.1 and weakly similar to YIL162W uniprot|P00724 Saccharomyces cerevisiae YIL162W SUC2), translating to MGLQDLEHPLVHLTPPHGWLNDPNGLWYDAKDELWHCYFQHNPDSTVWKQPICWGHSVSKDAIIWDYKGLAIVPPDSDGGVFSGSVVVDNRNTSELFDESTDPRQRVVAIWTQDADGIQRQMISYSMDGGYSFKDYAHNPVLDINNSNFRDPKVIWHKETGRWIMVVALSQKFEISIYSSKDLIHWQYESGFAVRGFKGLQYECPGLIKVPLLDANGQEVKDTKDNWVLYISINPGAPQGGSATEYFIGEFDGKVFQPRDNQVRLMDLGKDFYAFQTFYNTPNDKDVIGMAWASNWQYTNQTPTSQYRSCLTMLRKLHLQKLQITPEYSEINLFSAPLWDQDSLVNLAPPKSLTPDAPLLPNHGLNINLDQGEGLLEFTWEWSVQDKLVPKADFCGITMFLKDQETSNQFLSLGFEANSSAFFLDRGNTGSHFTETNPLFTRNLSADLTPYRTFQGTSIYKVHGILDRNILELYFNDGALAATYTFFYLENRPIRWVHMESSVNDVFKIKELRFTELAIKSPSKTY from the coding sequence ATGGGATTACAAGATTTAGAACATCCACTAGTTCATTTAACACCACCTCATGGCTGGTTAAATGATCCCAATGGTCTCTGGTACGATGCCAAAGATGAATTATGGCATTGTTACTTCCAACACAATCCAGATTCCACTGTCTGGAAACAACCCATTTGTTGGGGCCATTCAGTTTCCAAGGATGCGATTATCTGGGATTATAAAGGTTTGGCAATTGTACCTCCAGATAGCGACGGTGGTGTATTCTCTGGTTCCGTGGTTGTGGATAACCGAAACACTAGTGAGCTGTTTGATGAATCAACGGACCCCAGACAACGAGTGGTTGCCATTTGGACTCAAGATGCCGATGGAATTCAGCGTCAAATGATTAGTTATTCAATGGATGGGGGGTACAGCTTCAAAGATTACGCCCACAACCCAGTTTTAGATATTAACAACTCTAACTTCAGAGATCCCAAAGTAATTTGGCACAAAGAGACTGGAAGATGGATTATGGTAGTGGCATTATCACAGAagtttgaaatttccaTCTATTCATCTAAAGATTTGATTCATTGGCAGTACGAATCCGGTTTCGCCGTTAGAGGTTTTAAAGGTTTGCAGTACGAGTGTCCCGGGCTTATTAAGGTACCGCTGTTGGATGCGAATGGCCAGGAGGTTAAAGATACCAAGGACAATTGGGTGCTCTACATCTCAATCAATCCAGGAGCCCCACAAGGTGGGTCCGCTACAGAGTATTTCATTGGTGAATTCGATGGTAAAGTGTTCCAACCAAGGGACAATCAAGTAAGGCTCATGGATTTGGGCAAGGATTTCTATGCATTCCAGACCTTTTACAATACACCAAACGACAAGGATGTAATCGGTATGGCATGGGCATCTAATTGGCAGTATACGAATCAAACTCCTACTTCCCAATACAGATCATGCTTGACCATGCTGAGGAAACTACACTTACAAAAGTTACAAATTACACCGGAGTACTCCGagatcaatttgttcaGCGCTCCCTTATGGGATCAGGACAGTCTAGTGAATTTGGCACCTCCCAAGAGTTTAACGCCGGATGCACCCTTATTGCCCAACCATGGTTTGAACATCAATTTAGACCAAGGTGAAGGTCTACTAGAGTTCACATGGGAATGGTCAGTACAAGATAAGTTGGTACCAAAGGCAGATTTTTGTGGTATCACTATGTTTTTAAAGGATCAAGAAACTTcaaaccaatttttgtcGCTAGGGTTCGAAGCTAACAGCAGTGCATTCTTCTTGGATAGAGGAAACACCGGTTCACATTTCACCGAAACGAATCCTCTTTTCACGAGAAATCTATCTGCTGATTTAACACCTTACAGGACTTTTCAAGGTACATCGATCTATAAAGTTCACGGCATCCTCGACCGCAACATTCTCGAACTCTACTTTAACGACGGAGCCCTCGCAGCTACCTATACATTTTTCTATTTGGAGAACCGTCCCATCAGGTGGGTTCATATGGAATCATCTGTAAACGATGTCTTTAAGATCAAAGAACTCCGTTTCACAGAATTGGCAATCAAATCACCTTCTAAAACCTATTGA